The following proteins come from a genomic window of Raphanus sativus cultivar WK10039 unplaced genomic scaffold, ASM80110v3 Scaffold0335, whole genome shotgun sequence:
- the LOC130501930 gene encoding dynamin-2A-like, with amino-acid sequence MEAIDELSQLSDSMKQAASLLADEDPDETSSSRRPATFLNVVALGNVGAGKSAVLNSLIGHAVLPTGENGATRAPIIIDLSREASLSSKAIILQIDNKSQQVSASALRHSLQDRLSKGASGKNRDQIYLNLRTSTAPPLKLVDLPGLDQRIVDDSMISEYAQHNDAILLVVVPASQASEISSSRALKIAKEHDPESTRTVGIIGKIDQAAENPKALAAVQALLSNQGPPKTTDIPWVALIGQSVAIASAQSGSGENSLETAWRAESESLKSILTGAPQNKLGRIALVDTLASQIRSRMKLRLPNILSGLQGKSQMVQNELARLGEQLVNSAEGTRAIALELCREFEEKFLLHLAGGEGSGWKVVASFEGTFPNRIKQLPLDRHFDLNNVKRVVLEADGYQPYLISPEKGLRSLIKIVLELAKDPARLCVDEVHRVLVDIVSASANATPGLGRYPPFKREVVAIASAALDGFKNEAKKMVVALVDMERAFVPPQHFIRLVQRRMERQRREDELKGRSSKKGQDAEQSLLSRAASPQPDGGSMKSMKDKPSPQDKETPEVSGLKTAGPEGEITAGYLMKKSAKTNGWSRRWFVLNEKTGKLGYTKKQEERNFRGTITLEECTIEEIPEEEVEKSKSSKDKKANGPDPKGPGLVFKLTCKVPYKTVLKAHNSLVLKAESAVDKNEWINKLLKVIQARGGQVGNVSMRQSFSEGSLDKMVRKPVDPEEELRWMSQEVRGYVEAVLNSLAANVPKAVVLCQVEKSKEDMLNQLYSSISAIGNERIESLIQEDQNVKGKRERYLKQSSLLSKLTRQLSVHDNRAAAASSWSDNSATESSPKTSGGGSSGEDWMNAFNAAGNGGSDSLSRYGSGSHSRRYSDPAQNGDLPSPGSGSNRRTTPNRLPPAPPQGGSSYRY; translated from the exons ATGGAGGCGATCGATGAGTTGTCTCAGCTCTCAGATTCGATGAAACAGGCCGCGTCTCTGCTCGCCGACGAAGATCCCGACGAGACCTCTTCCTCCAGACGCCCCGCCACTTTCCTAAACGTTgtagccttaggaaatgtg GGAGCTGGAAAGTCTGCAGTTCTGAACAGTCTTATTGGACATGCAGTCCTG CCTACGGGTGAGAATGGTGCTACACGAGCTCCTATAATAATTGACTTGAGCAGGGAGGCTTCTTTGAGCAGCAAGGCTATTATCTTGCAAATCGACAACAAATCTCAACAAGTTTCAGCAA GTGCTCTGAGACACTCTCTTCAAGATAGACTTAGCAAAGGAGCCTCAGGGAAAAATCGtgatcaaatatatttaaacctTCGTACCAGCACAG CTCCACCACTGAAATTAGTTGACCTGCCTGGACTGGACCAGAGAATTGTGGATGATTCAATG ATTTCTGAATATGCGCAACACAATGATGCCATACTGCTGGTTGTAGTCCCTGCTAGCCAGGCATCTGAAATTTCATCATCCCGAGCCCTGAAGATTGCGAAGGAGCATGATCCAGAGA GCACTAGGACAGTAGGCATTATTGGGAAAATTGACCAGGCTGCAGAGAACCCGAAAGCCCTCGCAGCTGTTCAGGCTCTTCTCTCAAACCAAGGACCGCCAAAAACAACTGACATCCCATGGGTAGCTCTTATTGGCCAATCCGTTGCAATTGCATCAGCACAGTCCGGGAGTGGTGAGAACTCCTTAGAAACCGCATGGCGTGCTGAGAGTGAAAGTCTGAAGTCTATTTTGACTGGGGCTCCACAAAACAAGCTTGGCAGAATTGCCTTGGTGGACACCCTTGCTAGCCAGATCCGTAGCAGAATGAAGCTCAGGCTTCCAAATATCTTGTCCGG GCTCCAGGGTAAGTCTCAAATGGTGCAGAATGAGCTAGCGAGGCTTGGGGAACAACTCGTTAACAGTGCTGAAGGTACAAGGGCTATAGCTTTGGAGCTTTGCCGTGAGTTTGAGGAGAAATTTCTTCTCCACTTGGCTGGTGGTGAA GGAAGTGGTTGGAAAGTTGTTGCAAGTTTTGAAGGAACTTTCCCCAACCGAATCAAGCAGCTTCCATTGGATAGGCATTTTGACTTGAACAATGTTAAACGG GTTGTTTTGGAGGCAGATGGTTATCAACCTTACCTTATATCTCCAGAGAAAGGGTTGAGGTCGTTGATAAAGATTGTTCTTGAGTTGGCTAAAGATCCTGCACGTCTTTGTGTTGATGAG GTTCATCGAGTTCTTGTTGACATAGTTTCAGCCTCTGCAAATGCTACACCTGGACTCGGGAGATATCCTCCTTTCAAGCGGGAG GTTGTAGCTATAGCAAGTGCAGCACTTGATGGTTTCAAGAATGAAGCCAAGAAAATGGTGGTTGCACTAGTCGATATGGAACGGGCTTTTGTACCACCTCAACATTTTATCCGTCTTGTGCAAAGGAG AATGGAAAGACAACGTCGCGAGGATGAGCTGAAAGGACGATCTTCTAAGAAGGGACAAGATGCTGAGCAGTCCCTTTTAAGCAGG GCTGCTAGTCCTCAGCCGGATGGTGGTAGCATGAAATCGATGAAAGACAAACCTAGTCCGCAAGATAAAGAGACGCCGGAGGTGTCTGGTCTGAAAACTGCTGGACCTGAGGGAGAGATAACAGCAG GGTACTTAATGAAGAAAAGCGCAAAAACAAATGGATGGAGTAGGCGATGGTTTGTTCTGAATGAGAAAACTGGAAAG CTGGGCTATACCAAAAAGCAAGAAGAGAGAAACTTCCGGGGCACTATAACTTTGGAG GAATGCACTATTGAAGAAATTCCCGAGGAAGAAGTAGAAAAATCAAAGAGTTCGAAGGATAAGAAGGCAAACGGACCTGATCCAAAAGGACCAGGTCTTGTATTTAAATTAACCTGCAAGGTTCCCTATAAGACTGTACTAAAAG CTCACAATTCCCTGGTGCTTAAGGCTGAGAGTGCAGTCGATAAGAACGAGTGGATTAATAAGTTGCTGAAGGTTATTCAGGCTCGAGGAGGCCAAGTGGGCAATGTTTCCATGAGACAGAGTTTTTCAGAAGGTTCACTT GATAAGATGGTTAGGAAACCCGTCGATCCAGAAGAGGAACTCCGGTGGATGTCCCAAGAAGTACGAGGTTACGTTGAAGCTGTCCTTAACAGTCTTGCAGCCAATGTTCCAAAG GCTGTTGTTCTCTGTCAAGTGGAGAAATCAAAAGAAGACATGCTGAATCAACTATACAGTTCTATCAG TGCAATTGGCAATGAGAGGATCGAGTCATTGATTCAAGAGGATCAGAACGTTAAAGGAAAAAGAGAGCGTTACCTGAAACAATCCTCTCTTCTTTCTAAGCTCACAAGGCAGCTTAGCGTTCATGACAACCGAGCTGCTGCTGCTTCAAGTTGGTCTGACAACAGTGCCACTG AAAGTAGCCCAAAAACCAGTGGAGGAGGTTCTTCAGGGGAAGACTGGATGAATGCCTTCAACGCCGCTGGTAATGGAGGGTCAGATTCATTGTCAAGATACGGATCAGGTAGTCACAGCCGCCGTTACAGTGATCCTGCTCAGAACGGAGATTTACCATCACCAGGCTCTGGTAGCAACCGCCGCACCACCCCGAACCGGCTTCCACCAGCACCACCACAGGGTGGATCATCTTACAGGTATTAG
- the LOC130501927 gene encoding cytosolic Fe-S cluster assembly factor NBP35-like has translation MDKGEIPEDANEHCPGPQAETAGKSESCAGCPNQQVCASGTAPKGPDPDLVAISERMATVKHKILVLSCKGGVGKSTFSAQLSFALAGMDHQVGLMDLDICGPSMPKMLGLEGQGIHKSNFGWQPVYVGDNLGVMSISFVYPESADEPAIWSGPRKTDLIKRFLKDVYWSDIDYLVVDTPPGTSDEHITISSCLAGIDGAIIVTTPQEVAMADVRKGVNFCKRKGIDVLGVVENMSGLVQPLSDFKFTKQLGSSAVDVTEDMISCLRENAPPEIFLDDVFVWSQVFDGSGGGAERMCEEMGVPFLGKVPLDPQLCRAAERGKSCFEGNKCSVSAPALKSIIEKVIASINIKEDLSTGGGEKKETP, from the exons ATGGATAAAGGAGAGATTCCAGAGGACGCCAACGAGC ATTGCCCAGGTCCCCAAGCCGAAACTGCTGGAAAGTCAGAGTCCTGCGCAGGTTGCCCTAATCAACAAGTATGTGCCAGTGGCACTGCTCCTAAGGGACCTGATCCAG ATTTGGTTGCTATATCTGAAAGAATGGCAACCGTGAAGCACAAGATACTGGTTCTTTCTTGCAAAGGCGGGGTTGGTAAGAGCACTTTCTCAGCTCAGCTCTCGTTTGCCCTAGCGGGAATGGACCATCAAGTAGGCCTGATGGACTTGGACATATGCGGGCCAAGCATGCCCAAAATGTTAGGCCTGGAAGGGCAAGGCATTCACAAGAGCAACTTCGGATGGCAACCGGTTTACGTGGGAGACAACCTCGGTGTCATGTCCATATCTTTCGTGTACCCCGAGTCTGCTGACGAGCCTGCCATCTGGAGCGGTCCACGCAAAACCGATCTCATCAAACGGTTTTTAAAAGACGTTTACTGGAGCGACATCGATTACCTTGTGGTTGACACCCCACCAGGAACCTCAGACGAGCACATCACCATCTCCAGTTGCCTTGCGGGGATCGACGGTGCTATCATCGTCACGACTCCCCAGGAAGTAGCCATGGCCGACGTTAGAAAGGGAGTGAACTTTTGCAAGAGAAAAGGGATCGACGTGCTGGGAGTAGTAGAGAACATGAGTGGTTTAGTTCAACCGTTGAGTGACTTCAAGTTCACGAAGCAGCTGGGATCCTCGGCCGTGGACGTGACGGAAGACATGATCTCTTGCTTAAGAGAGAATGCACCGCCAGAGATTTTTCTAGATGATGTGTTTGTGTGGAGCCAAGTGTTTGACGGCAGCGGAGGAGGTGCGGAGAGGATGTGTGAGGAAATGGGAGTGCCGTTTCTTGGGAAAGTTCCTTTGGATCCACAGCTTTGCAGAGCAGCCGAGAGAGGTAAGTCATGCTTTGAGGGTAACAAGTGTTCTGTCAGCGCACCTGCACTTAAGAGCATCATAGAGAAAGTCATTGCTTCCATAAATATCAAGGAAGACCTCAGCACTGGTGGTGGAGAGAAAAAAGAAACCCCATAA
- the LOC130501926 gene encoding nucleolar GTP-binding protein 1-like, giving the protein MVKYNFKKITVVPNGKQFVDIILSRTQRQTPTVTHKSNKITSLRTFYMRKIKFTQSNFSQKLSTIVDDFPRLDDIHPFYDNLLSVLYDKDHYKLALSHLTTAKNLISRIAADYVRLVKYGDSLYRCKSLKVSALGRMCTVMKRVGPSLAYLEEVRQHMARLPSIDPSARTLLICGCPNAGKSSFMNKVTRADVDVQPYAFTTKSLFVGHTDHKCLRYQVVDTPGVLDRPVEDRNVIEMCSVTALAYLRAAVLFFLDVSGSCGYSIAQQASLFHSLKALFVDKPLVIVCNKTDLVAVESLCEEDLKLIEEMKGGNEEVLVLSMSALTEEGVMAVKNVACEKLLDQRVEEKMKSRNINDRLNRFHVAMPKLRDDKERLPCTPQVVMEAGEEKKKTEKDLEDENGGAGVYSASLTKKYILADESWKYDIIPEICDGHNVADFMDTDILNRLAELTSEEDRRKAEVEDEEDEFEIEGEKLTEDQKRQLADIRKRKALLIQEHRLKKSNAQNRATVPRKFDKDKKFTRERLGRDLSSLGLDPSCAMNRARSKSRGRKRERCDDVDMEDVQQSNKKLCLRSLSRSRSVSRHPHEVIPGEGFKDSIQKIKAIKIGNKSHRNRNKDARRGEADRVIPTLKPKHLFSGKRGNGKTQRR; this is encoded by the coding sequence ATGGTGAAGTATAACTTCAAGAAGATAACAGTAGTCCCAAACGGGAAACAGTTCGTGGACATCATCCTCTCACGCACTCAGCGCCAGACACCAACCGTGACCCACAAGAGCAACAAGATCACCAGCCTCCGCACCTTCTACATGCGCAAAATCAAGTTCACCCAATCAAACTTCTCCCAAAAGCTCTCCACCATCGTCGACGACTTCCCTCGCCTCGACGACATCCACCCTTTCTACGACAACCTCCTCAGCGTCCTCTACGACAAGGACCACTACAAGCTCGCCCTCTCCCACCTCACCACCGCCAAAAACCTCATCTCGAGAATCGCCGCAGACTACGTGAGGCTCGTCAAGTACGGCGACTCTCTCTACCGGTGCAAGTCCCTGAAAGTCTCCGCCCTCGGCCGCATGTGCACCGTCATGAAACGCGTCGGTCCTAGCCTGGCTTACCTCGAGGAGGTCAGGCAGCACATGGCGAGGCTCCCTTCGATAGACCCTAGCGCAAGGACTCTATTGATCTGCGGGTGCCCTAACGCGGGAAAGAGCTCTTTTATGAATAAAGTCACGAGAGCTGACGTGGATGTCCAGCCGTACGCTTTCACCACCAAGTCTCTCTTCGTCGGTCATACTGATCACAAGTGTTTGAGGTATCAGGTGGTTGATACTCCCGGGGTTTTGGATAGGCCTGTGGAGGACCGTAACGTTATTGAGATGTGTAGCGTCACTGCCTTGGCGTATCTTAGAGCTGCTGTGTTGTTCTTTTTGGATGTTTCCGGCTCTTGTGGTTATAGTATCGCTCAGCAGGCGTCTCTTTTCCACAGCTTGAAGGCTTTGTTTGTGGACAAACCGTTGGTGATTGTTTGCAACAAGACTGATTTGGTGGCCGTGGAGAGCCTGTGTGAAGAAgatttgaagctgattgaagaGATGAAGGGAGGGAATGAAGAGGTATTGGTTTTGAGTATGAGTGCTCTGACGGAAGAAGGCGTGATGGCTGTGAAGAACGTTGCTTGTGAGAAGCTGTTAGATCAAAGAGTAGAGGAAAAGATGAAATCTAGAAATATTAATGACCGCTTGAACAGGTTCCACGTGGCGATGCCGAAGCTTCGTGATGATAAAGAAAGGCTCCCTTGTACACCTCAGGTGGTTATGGAAGCTggtgaagagaagaagaagactgagAAAGATTTGGAAGATGAGAATGGTGGAGCTGGAGTTTATTCTGCTTCTCTGACGAAGAAGTACATCTTGGCTGATGAAAGCTGGAAGTATGACATCATACCTGAGATTTGCGATGGTCATAACGTTGCTGACTTTATGGATACAGACATTTTGAATAGGCTTGCGGAGTTGACAAGTGAAGAAGACCGTAGAAAGGCTGAGGttgaggatgaagaagatgagtttGAGATTGAAGGCGAGAAACTCACAGAGGATCAGAAGAGACAGCTGGCTGATATTCGTAAGCGGAAAGCTTTGTTGATTCAAGAGCATAGACTCAAGAAGAGCAATGCACAGAACAGAGCAACCGTTCCAAGAAAGTTTGACAAGGACAAGAAGTTTACAAGGGAGAGATTGGGTAGAGACTTGTCGTCCCTTGGTCTTGACCCTTCTTGTGCCATGAACCGTGCAAGAAGCAAATCTAGAGGCAGAAAGAGGGAGAGATGTGATGATGTGGATATGGAGGATGTGCAACAAAGTAATAAGAAGCTGTGTTTGAGATCTTTGTCGAGATCGAGATCAGTGTCACGGCATCCGCACGAAGTGATACCTGGTGAAGGTTTCAAAGATTCTATCCAGAAGATTAAGGCTATTAAGATTGGGAACAAGTCTCACAGGAATAGGAACAAAGATGCACGCCGTGGAGAAGCTGACAGAGTTATACCAACacttaaaccaaaacacttgtTTTCAGGTAAAAGAGGGAATGGAAAAACTCAAAGGCGTTGA
- the LOC108843319 gene encoding putative pentatricopeptide repeat-containing protein At1g10330, which yields MLSSFTLSLDDALHLLQRFLTSSNQIKQIHSVLLITNALLPSSRKTKFVYNTLIRSHLTTGHYNTSLSLFNHMLANQVKPINLTFPSLIKAASSSFSVSYGVSLHSQALKRGVLQDPFVPTSFVQFYGQVGDPRSSRKMFDEILDPCVVACNTMLDAFGRNGEMDSAFELFRRMDVTDVVSWTTVINGFGKNGSHSKAVMLFREMISLVTPNEATLVSVLSSCANLDQGGVYLGKQIHCYVMRREIILTATLGTALLDMYGKGGDLETALIVFDQIYDQKVCAWNAMISALAANGRPERALEMFEMMKSRNVNPNGITLLAVLTACARSKLVELGIELFTSVCRDYKIDPTSEHYGCMVDLIGRAGLLVDAVNFVKSLPLGADASVLSALLGACKIHEDAELGDKVGKMLIGLQPEHCGQYVELSTLKALGNNWAEAEEMRKVMVEAGIRKIPAYSVLS from the coding sequence ATGCTTTCGAGTTTCACTCTGTCTCTCGATGACGCGCTTCATCTTCTCCAACGTTTCCTTACCTCCTCAAACCAGATCAAACAGATCCACTCTGTTCTGCTCATCACCAACGCATTGCTCCCTTCTAGCCGGAAGACCAAGTTCGTCTACAACACTCTCATCCGATCCCATCTCACCACAGGACATTACAACActtctctgtctctcttcaaCCACATGCTTGCAAACCAAGTCAAACCCATCAACCTCACTTTCCCTTCCCTCATAAAAGCAGCTTCCTCTTCCTTCTCTGTCTCCTACGGCGTTTCCTTACACTCCCAAGCTCTCAAACGCGGCGTTCTACAAGACCCGTTCGTGCCGACTTCCTTCGTTCAGTTCTACGGCCAAGTCGGTGATCCTCGAAGCTCGAGGAAGATGTTCGACGAGATCTTGGATCCTTGCGTTGTTGCTTGCAACACTATGCTTGATGCTTTCGGAAGAAACGGAGAGATGGACTCTGCTTTCGAGCTGTTTCGGAGAATGGATGTAACCGATGTGGTCTCTTGGACTACTGTTATCAACGGGTTTGGTAAGAACGGTTCTCACTCCAAAGCTGTAATGCTTTTTAGGGAGATGATAAGTTTAGTAACCCCCAACGAAGCTACTTTGGTTAGTGTGCTTTCTTCCTGTGCTAACTTAGATCAAGGAGGTGTTTATCTAGGGAAGCAGATTCATTGTTACGTTATGAGGAGAGAGATCATCCTCACTGCTACGTTAGGGACCGCTTTGCTTGATATGTATGGGAAAGGGGGTGACTTGGAGACGGCGTTGATCGTTTTCGATCAGATTTACGATCAAAAGGTTTGCGCTTGGAACGCGATGATCTCAGCTCTTGCTGCCAATGGTAGACCTGAGAGAGCGTTAGAGATGTTTGAGATGATGAAATCGAGGAACGTGAATCCGAATGGGATCACTTTGCTTGCGGTGCTCACGGCCTGTGCTCGATCTAAACTTGTGGAGTTAGGTATCGAGCTGTTCACTTCCGTATGTAGGGACTACAAGATCGATCCGACGTCAGAGCATTACGGTTGCATGGTTGATCTCATCGGACGAGCTGGACTATTGGTTGACGCTGTGAATTTCGTAAAGAGTTTGCCGTTGGGGGCTGATGCTTCTGTTCTTAGTGCTCTTTTGGGTGCTTGCAAGATTCATGAGGATGCTGAATTGGGGGATAAAGTAGGGAAAATGCTTATTGGACTGCAGCCAGAGCACTGTGGTCAGTACGTGGAGTTGTCAACACTAAAGGCTTTGGGGAACAATTGGGCAGAAGCCGAGGAGATGAGGAAGGTCATGGTAGAAGCTGGAA